A region of the Antedon mediterranea chromosome 4, ecAntMedi1.1, whole genome shotgun sequence genome:
TCTCTCACAATTTTTAGTAGTCCTTTAATTCTATGTCATATTCCTTTGCTATCCTTTTTATTTGCCTTTCCTCTATCTCAATCAATATGTCATCATTCTCTTCTGTGCTGAGTATGTtgtgtttttaacatttttctcaAGCACCACATCTCAAAAGCATTAATCGTGCATACTTCTTTATCTGTCGTCCTGTTTCACATCAATACATACTGCAGGTGACACACATGACTTTAGTTTTtctatatttgatatttatttaataattgttttatgcTTCATTTATTCTATccattagtattattattctttgacaATTCACTTTTAAAAGCTAGCCAAAAATTGCTATTTACAGTAATCTTTTTAtgaaaaatgattttgtttttaatctgtaCAAATTATAGTTTTTTAGGTGACTTATTGTATAGCTTTAGGAAAATTTAtgcaaaaatattgtttatgaaTTTGTACCAGAGAAGAAGTGTTGCCTAGAAAGAGTAATACAAATTGTATTTATCAGTTTAATCAGTAAAATACTTGCTTCTTGCAGATGTTCATGACATTACAAGCACTTTATATTGTAGTGTTCGATCTCAGTGTAGACCTTGAGAAGCGTGCTATTGTCATTGATCCTAATGGAGTAAGTATTTCTAGGCCATGTAAAGTAATATATAGTATTGTAGTTATTGTGGTGGAAAAGTCTTCTTGAAAAAAGACATATTCTATACATTGCAAAGACTTCTGTTCAAATATTTTGTTACCAAGCTAATCGTGgataaaatcattaaattgtgtgattttattttttcaggttaAACGTGAACATCATTGGTCCAACCTCCAGTTCATATTATCTTACATCCTGTCAGTTTATTCTCATAGTCGTATTTTGGGAAAAAACAAAGCAAAGGGAGTTCACAAACCAACTATCCTTATTGTGGGTACACATACGGGTAAGCTTGGTAAGActgaaaaagaacaaaatgatgAGGTAATACTACTACTTCTATGTTTACGTTTACTGAAATTATTAACTAGCAAGAATACATTGCAGGTTTATAAGCAAATTAATGTAAAGAAACTGACAACTGGAATAGTGtatcaattaatttatatatattattatttattataattcataaagaagtttttgaatattaattagaataaattacagtaaattGACCCATGTcctacattttttattattagtcaaAAAAGGTATTTAAAAAGCTTCGACATGCACTTAGAGAGAAAGTGTATGAAGAACATGTCTACCACAAATATTTTGCCATCGAAAACAGTGAAGAAACAACAGATGATAGCTTTAGTGAACTGAAAAAGGTTATTGATGAGTTTATGTTAGATTTAGAAAAGCTTGTTCCTTTGAAGTGGATGCGTTTTCGATGTGACATACATAAACTAAGGAGAGAAAAACACTTTTCTTTGTGTCCTGTTGAAGAGGTAAATTTACGTTAGTGTTTTGTTTTCAGAATAGAAATGTGTTGAAAATAATGAAATCTAAAAAAGCATAAACAAGAGAATCTTCCCACAAAAACAATATTGATTGCTAATATGGTCCTAATCATGTCTGAAAGAATCATGAGCCAGACCACTTGTAATACCTGGAATATTCACTGCAATGTTACCTCAGTGATGGCGCCAGGGAGGGTTAGttggctacgggggctctagcccctgGTCGGGGAGCCTAGAATATGCCCCAGCAACCACTACAGCAAAATTATGTTCACGATCTATTGTTTGtctgttcaccaattttttaatttacaattaacCCTTGGAGTACCTAAAATACACATTTCACTGTATGcctacatttttaaacaaaaaaaaacattttattttcgtTTAGCCAACATCTTTATTTAAGTTATTACATACTTACTTACATATTTCATTAACTTCTCATCGTACAatatggtacgcacgcatataCATCTTGGAAATAAACTGATTTCACCTATGGAAAATGGTCTATACTTGCGGATGCATTCCCCTCCAAATAAAAGCCAAATTGGCCACCTTTttaggcctctaggcctgatattttttaaatataagtgtcatttttgtagatttgcagctctagttttcaaaattttcatttcgtttcatatttcgaagtataCAGTCAGTGCATTGTATAGGGACCTAAGagctctatttttttttttagctcaGTCCCAACCATGAGGTAGGGCTGGTCCTggagaaatatatatatattttatataatcaaaAGATTTTATCCTGTAAAGGACAACAATGTTGTTACAAATGCATACCTACCTatgatttcatattttatttaaatctgAATAGTAATAACATTTTTCTTTAGCTTAAAATGCTAGCAAGTGAGAATGGTATTGCAGATGAATCAATCCTTCTTACCTTCCTGTATGATCTTGGTGAAATTGTTTACATGCCtgacaacaaattattgacAGATAAAGCAGTGTTAGATCCAATGCAGCTAGTGGAAATTGTTACTGCTTTTGTAACAGTCATTACACCTGAAATTCCAGTAAGTAGGTTcataaaaaatttaattcagTGTTCCTTGGGGAATAGAGGTATATGTGAATTCCTATAGGCACTGTAGTATCAAAAGCAATATCTGACAGTTACATAGAGTGGTATATTGCATATTAGATGTGAAATATTAGATGTGTATGGGCTAAACTATGTCATTTCATCTATAAGTATTTATccatattatgtttttttttaaacataattccTGCATCCCCTTCAGATTCTAACACAAAATTATAAGTATGGCTAGTtagtggtgtttttttttagcttCCCATGTTTAGGAAAGCTTTTGACGATGGAAAGAATTTCAAGTTCCTTGTAGCACTGATGATTCAATTGGGTTTCATTTGCAAGAGGGAGACAACCAGCAGCCAAGATAGGGCAAGTACATCTACAGTAGGTTTTGTTACCTTATCTTTTCTAACATGTTTTGCATGcaatattatgtataaataatgatttttggtatgataaatatatacattcatttcattattgaaattttacataaaattttaaaacatttttaggcttcataaatattttgattaaactTTCTGCTGAAGATTTTTAAACATGTACAGGAAATGATCTTTagttttcattaaaataattgtaaatgaCATTTTACAAATCAACAATTTCAGGAATCTGTTGGAAAGCGATCATTTTTTGTGCCACTACGCCTTGCTTTTAAGACATCAAGTGAAGTGAAAGCAGTGCCTGATAAATTTCCAGCTATCAGTATCTATTACGACTTTAAGGGATATCTGCCAGATGTATTGTTTCCATACATGATTATtgatttcctcaacaaatttcaAAAGGAAGGCGTTGACCCAATACTGTCATATAATCATGCTGCACTTTACTTCAACCAAGATCATCATGTGACCTTATCTCTTGTCAAATTTGTGACTACAGAGGATGAAAGAAATTTCTTGTTaaaggtataggcctactgtatcatATATTTTCTTGTGATTATGTCATAATTTAATCTaagcatctatatataaattatggttaattctgacataggcgagcacaatgcaaaaacttctctacaaatctccgccttggatacctaccttatctatccgagatgtaccgccaaacgtagatttgataacattagtgtgcacgccgacgctattgttccatatttatatcttaggaagatattataaagagttttttaacaacatttatgatttcaacattggattttcctctcaatttcaattcttcccggtcaaagtaatttccgggtttaagataagttcaccttagtttcaaatattttctctcttttatacacaagggagcagttaaaataatagatttgaccctaaaggtgactggaaacaggcactttccatcaatcaatacagtgtccctttggaagacgaaaaaaaaattggccattaatcatagccatttcagttttttgtttattttaaaacataccacacgtgtgtgaaggtacagtagttaaataataggaattgtactgcaaattaataaagatcaaattaaatatacgccataaagaatcagaatatattgtggggaatagtattataaaattacatagggagatttgataagacatttttcgagtgaaatcccgatagctgagttttattgagtaagcttgcaggaataactgtaggctatcttcctgtgtcccgttaggaccgagatgtctgcccatgttgcaagccgtaatgtcttctttcttgggcccactctgtcacggcagttagtttcaaaagatgattaaattaaataatgtattaataattattaggatggtattcatttgaataaacgcctctccaataaaacatcactttgaataataaccccccccccccccccacaacccaactatctaataaacgtccatccacatatttataataacacaattatactatttgtagtagaattcaccgcactgttatctgcaatttaccaagcatttgttattcttttttaccacttttcatatctatgagaggatttcatttgattataaatgttaacatattattagaactaaaaaatttaacatatatccctcgaataagcacctccctcaaatgacctccgcctccccaaagggccctaccaaacaataaaaactatactttaaaatgttattaatcatctaaaacactgtgaaacaaagtagttcagttttacgaatgtcaagcattttcaataatggtaaccgacagaaaatgtataaggagaacattatcattccgagaaccatcgtctacacttcctagagggggagcgagcgaagcgagctcaccctctagtaaacTCAAATTCAGATAtcaaaacatacattttcttcttttttttcaggtgACTATTAAAAGAACAAATGCTCTTAATGAAACAAGTAATGAGGAACCCTCTTCTGAAGCATGTAAAGAGGTATTGTTTCATCAGTTTGGACAactatataattttgttatagATATTGTTGTTGATATTTGGTTAATAagttaataaagttaataactttaatatttaaaatcatttttgtgGAGTGCTTTTAGAGGTTTCGTTTTAATTTGTCATTGTATTTTGGtgttttcaataataaaaaacagTCTATAGCTAAAATGAAAATCTACCACTTATAGAATTAAACTTGATGTGTAATTTcagttattaata
Encoded here:
- the LOC140047622 gene encoding uncharacterized protein codes for the protein MSERIMSQTTCNTWNIHCNVTSVMAPGRLKMLASENGIADESILLTFLYDLGEIVYMPDNKLLTDKAVLDPMQLVEIVTAFVTVITPEIPLPMFRKAFDDGKNFKFLVALMIQLGFICKRETTSSQDRASTSTESVGKRSFFVPLRLAFKTSSEVKAVPDKFPAISIYYDFKGYLPDVLFPYMIIDFLNKFQKEGVDPILSYNHAALYFNQDHHVTLSLVKFVTTEDERNFLLKVTIKRTNALNETSNEEPSSEACKEVLLTIQKSFEPSKDGGRRGIQYERCILCECSNTSEKKNIQNLGDCQHEKLTCSKTGVFFTMDVTRYKRLLGGNLE